The Siniperca chuatsi isolate FFG_IHB_CAS linkage group LG9, ASM2008510v1, whole genome shotgun sequence genome includes a region encoding these proteins:
- the LOC122881889 gene encoding protein tyrosine phosphatase type IVA 3 isoform X1 yields MNRPAPVELCHKNMRFLITHNPTDSTLSSFIEDLKRFGATTVVRVCDITYDKTPLEKDGINVVDWPFDDGAPPPSKLVDDWLSLLKKKFQEDPGCCVAVHCVAGLGRAPVLVALALIESGMKYEDAIQLIRQKRRGAINSKQLTYLEKYRSKQRLRFKDSHAHKNKCCTM; encoded by the exons ATGAACCGTCCAGCTCCAGTGGAACTGTGCCACAAGAACATGAGATTCCTTATCACACACAACCCCACAGACAGCACACTCAGCTCCTTCATAGAG GACCTGAAGCGCTTCGGTGCCACCACTGTTGTTCGAGTCTGTGATATCACCTATGATAAAACACCGTTGGAGAAAGACGGCATTAATGTGGTG GATTGGCCGTTTGACGATGGAGCCCCGCCCCCCAGTAAGCTGGTTGATGATTGGTTGAGTTTGCTGAAGAAGAAGTTTCAGGAGGATCCAGGATGCTGTGTGGCTGTTCACTGTGTGGCTGGACTGGGGAG GGCTCCTGTGCTTGTTGCTTTGGCTCTGATAGAGAGCGGGATGAAGTATGAAGATGCTATTCAACTCATCAGaca gaagCGTCGTGGAGCCATCAACAGTAAACAGCTAACCTACCTGGAGAAATATCGATCCAAGCAGAGACTCCGCTTCAAAGACTCTCACGCACACAAGAACAAGTGTTGcaccatgtaa
- the LOC122881889 gene encoding protein tyrosine phosphatase type IVA 3 isoform X2, producing the protein MNRPAPVELCHKNMRFLITHNPTDSTLSSFIEDLKRFGATTVVRVCDITYDKTPLEKDGINVVDWPFDDGAPPPSKLVDDWLSLLKKKFQEDPGCCVAVHCVAGLGRKRRGAINSKQLTYLEKYRSKQRLRFKDSHAHKNKCCTM; encoded by the exons ATGAACCGTCCAGCTCCAGTGGAACTGTGCCACAAGAACATGAGATTCCTTATCACACACAACCCCACAGACAGCACACTCAGCTCCTTCATAGAG GACCTGAAGCGCTTCGGTGCCACCACTGTTGTTCGAGTCTGTGATATCACCTATGATAAAACACCGTTGGAGAAAGACGGCATTAATGTGGTG GATTGGCCGTTTGACGATGGAGCCCCGCCCCCCAGTAAGCTGGTTGATGATTGGTTGAGTTTGCTGAAGAAGAAGTTTCAGGAGGATCCAGGATGCTGTGTGGCTGTTCACTGTGTGGCTGGACTGGGGAG gaagCGTCGTGGAGCCATCAACAGTAAACAGCTAACCTACCTGGAGAAATATCGATCCAAGCAGAGACTCCGCTTCAAAGACTCTCACGCACACAAGAACAAGTGTTGcaccatgtaa